One Candidatus Brocadia sp. DNA window includes the following coding sequences:
- a CDS encoding cytochrome c, with product MKFLRLSYIIPAVVGLGLSVTSSSVWALTHHTPGDTTKSPYTIFAGLGFAVQESCYFCHGNGGKGTAKGHEFGVPDFTDPAFQSSKTDEQLVKHINTGKGKCPGYQGKMSPEMIEKMVEIVRNFGTK from the coding sequence ATGAAATTTTTGCGTTTATCATACATCATACCAGCGGTTGTGGGTTTGGGGTTATCCGTAACTAGTTCATCAGTATGGGCTTTAACCCATCATACCCCTGGAGATACGACAAAGAGCCCATATACGATTTTCGCTGGTCTTGGTTTTGCTGTACAAGAGAGCTGTTATTTTTGCCACGGAAATGGTGGCAAGGGTACTGCTAAAGGGCACGAGTTTGGTGTTCCTGATTTTACCGATCCTGCTTTTCAATCCTCGAAAACAGATGAACAACTTGTAAAGCACATAAACACAGGCAAGGGAAAATGCCCTGGTTATCAGGGAAAGATGTCACCTGAAATGATTGAGAAGATGGTTGAAATTGTGAGAAATTTTGGTACAAAATAA